A stretch of Coccidioides posadasii str. Silveira chromosome 2, complete sequence DNA encodes these proteins:
- a CDS encoding uncharacterized protein (EggNog:ENOG410PJDZ~COG:S~BUSCO:13961at33183), giving the protein MIDQSIFENLQSKIDEESQIRDELQEIVQALSRRGRNTQAILSRAHYTPEDKLKPVLDETSNAIKEQKKDVTRLVSVAAKHPFYKFNHIWTRELQNLVFSIQFCSWLGGLEDYREGKTGFLTIEEVGKFLDVPVNLKDQDAFHLTIEEYLLALINLVEELTRLAVNAVTLGDYSRPLKISAFVSEIHSGFQLLNLKNDILRKRSDGIKYSVKKVEDVVYDLSLRNLIPKSSEIS; this is encoded by the exons ATGATTGATCAGTCCATTTTTGAAAATCTTCAGTCAAAAATTGACGAGGAGAGTCAGATCCGCGAT GAGCTCCAAGAAATTGTGCAAGCTCTTTCTCGCCGTG GGAGAAATACACAAGCCATATTGTCAAGAGCTCATTATACCCCAGAGGACAAAT TGAAACCCGTCCTTGATGAGACCTCAAATGCAATCAAAGAACAGAAAAAAGATGTCACGAGACTCGTCTCCGTCGCTGCAAAACATCCCTTCTATAAGTTTAATCATATATGGACGCGCGAATTGCAAAACTTA GTCTTCTCTATCCAGTTTTGCTCTTGGCTCGGTGGCCTTGAGGATTACCGTGAAGGGAAAACCGGTTTTTTGACGATTGAAGAAGTTGGAAAGTTTTTAGATG TGCCTGTGAACCTGAAGGACCAAGATGCCTTTCATCTGACAATAGAAGAATACTTACTGGCATTGATAAACCTCGTTGAGGAATTG ACCCGATTGGCTGTCAATGCGGTGACACTGGGTGATTACTCTCGCCCTCTTAAGATCAGTGCCTTCGTTTCTGAAATCCATTCCGGGTTTCAGCTTCTTAATCTCAAGAATGATATTCTCCGAAAGAGAAGCGATGGCATTAAGTATAGC GTTAAGAAAGTCGAGGATGTCGTCTACGATCTGTCACTACGAAATTTGATACCAAAATCCTCGGAGATTTCTTGA
- the RPL22 gene encoding 60S ribosomal protein eL22 (EggNog:ENOG410PQSK~COG:J~BUSCO:16358at33183): protein MAPATARKPQKVTKKFVINCSQPANDKIFDVAAFEKFLHDRIKVEGRVGNLGDAVQISRSGDGKVEVVTHIPFSGRYLKYLTKKFLKKQQLRDWLRVVSAAKGVYELRFYNIVNDEAEEEED from the exons ATGGCCCCTGCAACT GCCCGTAAGCCGCAAAAGGTCACGAAGAAA TTCGTGATCAATTGCTCTCAACCCGCCAACGACAAGATCTTCGACGTTGCCGCCTTCGAGAAGTTCCTCCACGACAGAATCAAGGTCGAGGGCCGTGTTGGCAACTTGGGTGACGCCGTCCAGATCTCCCGCTCCGGCGATGGAAAAGTCGAAGTTGTCACCCACATCCCTTTCTCCGGCCGCTATCTCAAGTACTT GACCAAGAAGTTTTTGAAGAAGCAGCAGCTCCGTGACTGGCTCCGTGTCGTCTCTGCCGCTAAGGGTGTCTATGAGCTCCGCTTCTATAACATTGTGAACGACGAGgctgaagaggaggaggactAA
- a CDS encoding uncharacterized protein (EggNog:ENOG410Q4IV~COG:M~TransMembrane:2 (o810-829i989-1007o)) has protein sequence MMVPPATLSRGDYTVGWICALPLELAAAQAILDTIHEEPLLDPDSNDDNGYVFGSVGDHNVVIACLPSGVYGTVSAARVAKQMTTSYKSIRFNLMVGIGGGVPSTKEDTRLGDVVVSKPTATSGGVIQYDLGKRTGPDQLKITGTLNKPPQVLLTAAAKLEARDILGQSQFSRYLSQIIERDKNGAFAYPGADQDILFSADYDHVGEESTCSHCDQGKVRHRAARKTEAPKVHYGLIASGNQVMRHGLTRDRLALKNGILCFEMEAAGLMDDHPCLVIRGICDYADSHKNKQWQGYAAAAAAAYGKEILISIPAKPLQGPSVVRVRQSEILNALLLTQPEDDRNSLIIRKGKRVENTCQWIMKNQQYRQWLEQTNSQILWLSGGPGKGKTILAIYLTEELERCVNLKTGTVLYYFCDNQDEKRNTALAVLRGLLHQLLEQHPYLAQYIEKFFDGVETTSYTVSRFERLWRAFYTLLQNGGLNEVVCVVDGLDECEDESLKLFLDSLHSLFLGSKPLNTRFKLLLLSRAQPTFIESKLGRFPRLDLDVDCRHELRRDVEKYITAKVNELELEDQLEESRLKIVREALEKGADGTFLWVGFVADELKGKSKHKMEEILTKVPKRLGDIYKRILHQMEDKEQLARILQWVVLARRPLTLTELAIAVDIHDSNTQSCVEILKDQLSSCRQLLKVVGDSVSLIHNSAKDFLLGDVHSGIEAFCVREETHLVLARTCLDTIEVGYKTSNNIRSEPAESTLFPYASRYWLDHLRQVPDTIEQDLFSREFFTPNSSARGRWWADYWVKEQYGVAPTSFTLLHLAAYFGVTAWAKVLLKKKRGEAVFRRGPEHMKDSYGRTPLFWAASRGHREVARLLLDNGANVNAKDKNKLTPLHVATTSEHTKLMALLLDRGAHIEAKEASGDTPLARAIENGSKEVIKVLLERGANEEYLHAQTRVRPGAHAATRQVSIEDRAEALLDLQDDLLFRRFEKRFEVMGFVLGKVLFLLRLKPFFKLIAKYMDYQLDQREASSFEVLRQLVVKDRSTGLEKAVRPVIKFCDRVVDSKDIQRLQGLVVVGNKLVQNALAPGSEALLGVAIQVGVAMFQRAVNQQFREGLDIIGYHSAQSLKIAFEKDKHDVIRREVNKCMLKWSTDVTNGGEESVDMLGAAWSLYKSIVFDGDPITTKEVLNIYADVFGELVRSKYSESLFSDLTIVLSNDAAYLARRRDHDAVQTVTKCLMLLAERGDDVFLDFLVDLVPASFQQILHRLPSNLCAWLIGEGELLAQDCFLQPQLQTRALKALIECLILMRQTYPTELGEALRYVKKIFKTVKQERILDEKDINQILYYIFGISNDDAASDCGSG, from the coding sequence ATGATGGTCCCACCAGCTACGCTCTCCCGTGGCGATTACACCGTCGGCTGGATCTGTGCTCTCCCCTTGGAGCTGGCAGCAGCCCAGGCCATTCTCGATACCATCCACGAAGAGCCACTACTGGATCCTGACTCGAATGACGACAATGGCTATGTTTTTGGGAGTGTCGGCGACCACAATGTGGTCATCGCATGTTTGCCAAGCGGGGTGTATGGTACCGTCTCTGCTGCCAGGGTTGCAAAACAAATGACGACGAGTTATAAATCCATACGTTTCAACTTGATGGTTGGTATCGGCGGAGGAGTTCCCTCTACGAAGGAGGATACTCGTCTAGGAGACGTTGTCGTGAGTAAACCGACAGCTACGTCTGGCGGAGTTATTCAGTATGATCTTGGGAAAAGGACAGGGCCCGATCAATTAAAAATCACAGGCACTTTGAACAAGCCACCGCAGGTGCTTCTAACGGCCGCAGCGAAGCTCGAGGCGAGAGATATTCTAGGCCAGAGTCAGTTTTCCCGCTATCTTTCACAGATCATCGAAAGGGACAAGAACGGGGCGTTCGCGTACCCAGGCGCAGACCAGGATATTCTTTTCAGCGCAGACTATGATCATGTCGGAGAAGAAAGTACGTGCAGCCATTGCGATCAAGGAAAAGTACGGCATCGCGCCGCTCGGAAGACAGAGGCTCCCAAAGTTCATTACGGCCTGATTGCATCGGGAAACCAAGTTATGAGACATGGCCTCACCCGAGATCGGCTAGCTCTTAAGAACGGTATTCTTTGTTTCGAGATGGAGGCCGCCGGTTTAATGGACGATCACCCATGCCTAGTAATTCGTGGCATCTGTGACTACGCAGACTCCCataagaacaagcaatggCAGGGGTACGCCGCAGCGGCGGCGGCTGCCTATGGCAAAGAGATTCTGATATCTATCCCTGCAAAACCGCTGCAAGGGCCATCAGTGGTCCGCGTGCGACAGAGTGAGATTCTTAATGCACTGCTCTTGACCCAGCCAGAGGACGATCGAAACTCCCTTATAATCAGGAAGGGGAAGAGAGTGGAAAACACATGTCAATGGATAATGAAAAACCAACAATATCGACAGTGGCTGGAACAGACAAACTCACAGATTCTATGGCTTTCCGGAGGGCCGGGTAAAGGGAAAACGATCCTAGCAATCTATTTGACCGAGGAGCTGGAGCGTTGTGTGAATTTGAAGACCGGAACAGTGTTGTATTATTTCTGTGACAACCAAGATGAGAAGCGGAACACAGCCCTGGCTGTCCTTAGAGGACTACTGCATCAGTTACTAGAACAACACCCGTACCTTGCACAGTACATTGAAAAATTCTTTGATGGAGTTGAGACAACATCCTATACGGTCTCTAGGTTTGAGCGGTTGTGGAGGGCTTTTTATACTTTGCTGCAGAACGGGGGGCTTAACGAGGTGGTGTGTGTGGTGGACGGCCTCGATGAATGTGAGGACGAGTCTCTGAAATTATTTCTGGATAGCCTCCACAGCCTTTTCCTAGGAAGCAAACCACTAAATACGCGCTTTAAATTACTGCTTCTCTCCCGAGCACAACCAACATTTATCGAGAGCAAGCTTGGCCGATTTCCACGCCTCGACCTTGATGTCGATTGCCGTCATGAGCTACGCCGAGATGTTGAAAAGTATATTACCGCCAAAGTCAATGAATTAGAATTGGAGGACCAGCTAGAAGAAAGTAGATTGAAAATAGTTCGAGAGGCTCTGGAAAAAGGCGCAGACGGGACGTTTCTATGGGTCGGGTTTGTCGCTGACGAGCTAAAGGGGAAGAGTAAACACAAGATGGAAGAGATTCTAACGAAAGTCCCCAAAAGACTCGGTGATATTTACAAGCGAATCCTTCATCAGATGGAAGACAAAGAACAACTGGCTCGCATTCTTCAATGGGTTGTATTGGCTCGGCGACCATTGACCTTGACCGAACTGGCGATTGCTGTGGATATCCACGACTCCAATACACAAAGCTGTGTAGAAATCCTCAAAGACCAGCTTTCATCCTGCCGACAGCTCTTGAAGGTTGTGGGGGATTCTGTCAGTCTCATCCATAACTCCGCAAAAGACTTTCTCTTAGGAGATGTGCACAGTGGTATCGAAGCGTTTTGTGTGAGGGAAGAAACGCATCTTGTCCTTGCCAGGACCTGTTTGGATACTATTGAAGTAGGTTATAAAACCTCAAACAATATCCGCTCTGAACCGGCCGAGTCTACGCTATTTCCGTACGCGAGCCGCTACTGGCTCGATCATCTAAGACAGGTACCAGATACCATCGAGCAGGACCTTTTCTCTCGGGAATTTTTTACCCCAAATTCTTCTGCGCGTGGCAGGTGGTGGGCAGATTACTGGGTCAAGGAGCAATATGGCGTTGCCCCAACGTCCTTCACGCTCCTGCATCTCGCTGCATATTTTGGAGTCACTGCATGGGCTAAAGTGCTtcttaagaaaaaaagaggagaagcCGTTTTCCGTCGAGGCCCTGAACACATGAAAGATAGCTATGGCCGGACCCCTTTGTTTTGGGCTGCAAGTAGAGGCCACAGGGAAGTTGCAAGGCTGTTACTCGATAACGGTGCCAATGTTAATGCAAAGGACAAGAATAAATTAACGCCATTGCACGTTGCGACAACTAGCGAACATACAAAGTTGATGGCTTTGTTGCTAGATCGGGGAGCTCACATTGAAGCGAAAGAGGCCAGCGGCGATACGCCCTTAGCTCGGGCCATAGAGAACGGGTCAAAGGAGGTGATCAAAGTTCTCCTAGAGAGAGGTGCTAATGAGGAATACTTGCACGCTCAGACTCGAGTGCGACCGGGCGCTCATGCGGCGACAAGGCAAGTTTCTATCGAGGATCGCGCTGAAGCCCTCCTTGACCTTCAAGACGATCTTCTTTTCAGACGATTTGAAAAACGATTCGAGGTGATGGGCTTTGTCTTGGGGAAGGTGCTTTTTCTACTTCGGTTGAAGCCCTTCTTTAAACTTATTGCCAAGTATATGGACTATCAACTTGACCAGCGGGAAGCAAGCAGCTTTGAAGTTCTACGTCAGTTAGTGGTGAAGGACCGATCCACGGGACTAGAAAAAGCCGTGAGGCCTGTTATCAAGTTTTGCGATAGAGTGGTCGATTCGAAGGACATTCAGAGGCTGCAAGGCTTGGTAGTAGTCGGCAATAAGCTGGTTCAAAATGCGCTGGCCCCAGGTAGTGAGGCACTTTTAGGTGTGGCAATACAGGTTGGGGTGGCGATGTTCCAGCGGGCGGTCAATCAGCAATTCAGGGAGGGCCTGGACATTATTGGGTATCACAGCGCTCAATCGTTGAAGATTGCCTTCGAGAAAGATAAGCACGACGTCATTAGGAGGGAAGTCAATAAGTGCATGCTGAAATGGTCTACAGATGTCACAAACGGAGGAGAAGAGAGTGTGGACATGCTGGGAGCCGCATGGAGCCTCTACAAATCCATTGTCTTCGACGGCGACCCCATAACCACAAAAGAGGTGCTCAATATATACGCCGATGTCTTTGGCGAACTTGTCCGAAGCAAATATTCCGAGAGCTTGTTCAGTGATCTGACAATTGTGTTGTCCAATGATGCAGCTTACTTAGCTAGGCGTCGGGACCACGATGCAGTTCAAACAGTCACGAAATGTCTCATGCTTCTTGCAGAGCGCGGAGACGATGTGTTTCTGGATTTCCTAGTAGATCTAGTCCCTGCATCGTTTCAGCAAATTCTCCACAGGCTGCCTTCTAATCTATGTGCGTGGCTCATAGGCGAAGGGGAATTGCTAGCGCAAGACTGTTTCCTCCAACCACAGCTACAAACTCGAGCACTGAAAGCTCTGATTGAATGCTTGATCCTGATGAGACAAACATACCCTACAGAGCTCGGAGAGGCGTTGCGTTACGTTAAGAAAATTTTCAAAACAGTCAAACAAGAACGTATTCTCGACGAGAAGGACATAAACCAGATTTTGTATTACATATTTGGTATCTCCAATGACGACGCAGCGTCTGACTGCGGTTCTGGATAA
- a CDS encoding uncharacterized protein (EggNog:ENOG410PN5P~COG:O~BUSCO:14663at33183) has protein sequence MSSATSFFDFATPDKKGEPFPLSSLQGKVILVVNTASKCGFTPQLQGLEALYKKISADHPDKFTVLGFPCNQFGSQDPGTNDEIQSFCQVNYGVTFPILGKVDVNGDKAAPVFEWMKKEMPGLMGLKRVKWNFEKFLISADGKVVGRWTSITKPESLEAPILKEIEKMEKGGRTSL, from the exons ATGTCCTCAGCAACCAGCTTCTTCGACTTTGCGACCCCCGACA AGAAGGGCGAACCTTTCCCCCTCTCCTCCCTCCAAGGCAAGGTAATCCTTGTCGTCAATACCGCCTCCAAATGCGGTTTCACCCCGCAACTTCAAGGCCTAGAGGCTCTCTACAAGAAGATCTCCGCCGACCATCCAGACAAATTCACTGTTCTCGGTTTCCCCTGCAACCAATTCGGTTCTCAGGACCCTGGCACCAACGATGAAATCCAGTCCTTCTGCCAGGTCAATTACGGCGTGACGTTCCCCATTCTCGGCAAAGTCGATGTCAACGGCGATAAAGCGGCACCGGTATTTGAGTGGATGAAGAAGGAAATGCCTGGCCTTATGGGCCTGAAGAGGGTCAAGTGGAACTTTGAAAAGTTCTTGATCAGTGCAGACGGGAAGGTCGTTGGAAGGTGGACGAGTATTACAAAGCCAGAGTCCTTGGAGGCGCCAATCTTAAAGGAGATCGAAAAGATGGAGAAAGGAGGAAGGACTTCGCTGTAg
- the CDC14 gene encoding cell division control protein 14 (EggNog:ENOG410PHH0~COG:V) yields MVLIQSWPPHLALAPIAQADPPYMPFRDAGYSQADFVLTIQDIVYGVWKAKEETLCGLKEFSLEEYEKYERVDMGDFNWITPHFLAFASPQYEPVAPIPQNSPEFAALPSTISEVYASQLPVPFKNVLTHFASRNIGLVVRLNSELYSPSYFTALGINHIDMIFEDGTCPPLPLVRRFIKLAHDMVSKNKGIAVHCKAGLGRTGCLIGAYLIYRHGFTANEVISFMRFMRPGMVVGPQQHWLHLNQGSFREWWFEDTLKEKLILSMPATPGRASSKHRLNGNSQVATPPNGHQSKRLALGEIDTNEASPCYADENLPAPTPGQPRKSHRKDSRHHPYARAASGALGVDGDVGVQSMRTKLKNASRRSPDHGDNDSERRNGASPRTPRRAPSHPSTSSSVNITPDIHEDVENWVEGVNKVKSPSGTKSGSGVLGMAKVRSSPRRLGERSDGKVRKASGRVGSAGTVARVKAS; encoded by the exons ATGGTCCTGATTCAGTCCTGGCCTCCGCATCTTGCGCTGGCTCCTATCGCCCAAGCTGATCCTCCGTATATGCCGTTCCGTGATGCAGGATACAGTCAAGCGGACTTTGTTCTTACCATTCAAGATATCGTCTATGGCGTCTGGAAAGCGAAGGAAGAGACCTTGTGTGGCCTAAAAGAATTCAGCCTCGAAGA GTATGAAAAGTACGAGCGAGTTGACATGGGTGATTTCAACTGGATCACACCTCATTTTCTCGCCTTTGCATCGCCTCAATACGAGCCCGTTGCACCCATTCCCCAAAATTCTCCCGAGTTTGCAGCCCTCCCATCCACCATTTCCGAAGTCTACGCTTCCCAGCTACCTGTGCCCTTCAAGAATGTCCTGACTCACTTCGCATCAAGAAATATCGGACTAGTCGTGAGGCTAAATTCGGAACTATATAGTCCTTCGTATTTCACGGCGCTTGGAATCAACCACATTGATATGATCTTCGAAGACGGAACCTGCCCACCACTACCTCTTGTGCGACGGTTTATAAAACTTGCCCACGATATGGTCTCAAAGAATAAGGGCATTGCAGTCCACTGCAAAGCTGGCTTGGGTCGGACAGGATGTCTGATTGGAGCATATCTAATTTATCGCCATGGTTTCACGGCAAACGAAGTGATCTCATTTATGCGATTTATGCGTCCAGGAATGGTTGTCGGTCCGCAGCAGCACTGGCTGCATTTGAATCAAGGATCATTCCGCGAATGGTGGTTTGAGGATACGCTTAAAGAAAAGTTGATACTTTCCATGCCAGCAACACCCGGCAGGGCCTCATCCAAGCATCGGTTGAATGGAAATAGTCAAGTCGCTACTCCACCGAACGGCCACCAGTCCAAGAGACTAGCCTTGGGTGAGATCGATACCAATGAGGCTTCGCCATGCTACGCAGACGAAAACCTTCCCGCCCCAACCCCAGGCCAGCCTCGCAAGTCTCATCGGAAGGACTCAAGACATCATCCATATGCTCGCGCCGCGTCAGGCGCTTTAGGAGTAGACGGCGATGTGGGTGTCCAGTCCATGCGAACAAAACTTAAGAATGCATCCCGTCGATCGCCTGATCACGGTGACAACGATTCAGAACGCCGAAACGGGGCTTCCCCTCGGACTCCTCGTCGCGCCCCAAGCCACCCGTCCACAAGTTCTTCGGTGAATATTACACCAGACATTCACGAAGACGTTGAAAACTGGGTTGAAGGCGTGAACAAGGTCAAGAGTCCAAGCGGCACCAAGAGCGGAAGCGGTGTTTTGGGAATGGCCAAAGTACGCAGTAGCCCACGACGATTGGGAGAGCGAAGCGATGGCAAGGTTCGGAAGGCAAGTGGAAGGGTTGGCAGCGCGGGGACCGTGGCAAGAGTCAAGGCATCCTAG
- a CDS encoding uncharacterized protein (EggNog:ENOG410PRWM~COG:S~BUSCO:16968at33183), translating into MAKIDPEFPYSLTVSLPLPTHRLASSALRALQVDEELSPLVRRTLRLTRPDLSPPLPAAQISPMIPADDATERREGGTSYDDESLTVLQTEYKATTNRMLRVAVNAFMESLGVVLGVMEELDVDVLGSELGR; encoded by the exons ATGGCTAAAATCGATCCCGAATTCCCTTATTCTTT AACCGTCTCTCTCCCGCTCCCCACTCACCGTCTTGCCTCCTCCGCCCTTCGTGCACTCCAAGTCGATGAAGAGCTGTCCCCGCTCGTCCGTCGCACACTCAGGCTCACGAGACCCGATCTATCACCACCGCTCCCGGCAGCACAGATATCGCCCATGATACCGGCAGATGACGCCACAGAGCGTCGCGAAGGAGGCACCAGTTACGACGACGAATCGCTTACGGTATTGCAGACAGAATACAAAGCGACAACAAATCGCATGTTGCGTGTTGCTGTGAATGCGTTTATGGAGAGCTTGGGGGTGGTGCTAGGCGTGATGGAGGAGTTAGACGTGGATGTCTTGGGATCGGAACTAGGGAGATGA
- a CDS encoding uncharacterized protein (EggNog:ENOG41COG0642~COG:T) — protein sequence MNRKSSKNENVGDQHQRFQLAGNPVSIRQISDEIDIWMNNIMKETRSMCPSSGLPPQYCDPLDTICRNMSRLFRAKNNLMDCLLAQANELTLRPSRCQFRGYMIPTFRELWTIAAKKGVDVAYEVDNSIPEYLVYEAPRLRQVLFNLISNAIARTKKGQVKVTARTSSGSSASDIIELEFSVTNARLLERKGCGPASYQSYRRISDSMLEEWTDATGLTQAVTHQLIQLMDGQIWETAEHDHGSVLHFSVIVKRDIPNLARMTSDISKYEDNRILIVDDIANESDKIRGMLEAFPLNTLALNPEDIVSSEDGRWPPKLHPKTPFEAIIVDSVDVLHNIRAIPLLNATPTILSSSAEFLDLAPLLKLDPSTFCISCRNQADLGYSIHSAFDSLPLPAGAHILAVEPDNINRLLFKKLLGTFDTLESTVCENGQQAYELFTREKYDVVFLEITGPEAHGEETAKKMRIFEREGAKLPTPLIALAPRSFQASGISLPEVFDGYVEIPIWKKDLTRTIINWIRKFRSPDDWA from the coding sequence ATGAATAGAAAGAGTTCGAAGAACGAAAATGTGGGTGACCAACACCAGAGGTTCCAGCTGGCTGGCAATCCGGTTTCCATTCGGCAGATTTCCGACGAAATCGATATCTGGATGAACAACATCATGAAAGAAACAAGATCGATGTGTCCCTCAAGCGGACTCCCACCCCAATATTGTGATCCTCTAGACACGATCTGCAGGAACATGAGCAGATTGTTCAGAGCCAAGAATAACCTCATGGATTGTTTGCTTGCCCAAGCAAATGAGTTGACGCTGCGGCCGTCTCGATGCCAGTTTAGGGGGTACATGATACCCACATTTAGGGAACTCTGGACGATTGCTGCAAAGAAGGGCGTTGATGTAGCTTACGAAGTTGATAACTCGATACCGGAGTATCTCGTCTACGAAGCTCCTCGGTTGCGCCAGGTCCTGTTTAATCTGATCAGCAATGCAATCGCGCGCACAAAAAAAGGCCAGGTTAAAGTTACCGCCAGGACATCCTCGGGAAGCAGTGCCTCCGACATCATTGAACTCGAGTTCTCCGTCACAAATGCACGTCTGCTGGAAAGAAAGGGATGCGGACCAGCATCCTATCAGTCTTATCGCCGGATCAGTGACTCAATGCTCGAGGAGTGGACGGACGCAACTGGCTTAACTCAAGCAGTAACGCATCAGCTAATACAATTGATGGATGGCCAAATATGGGAAACAGCGGAGCATGACCATGGCTCTGTGCTTCACTTTTCCGTTATTGTAAAGAGAGACATACCAAATTTAGCTCGGATGACCTCAGACATCTCGAAGTACGAGGACAATCGAATTCTTATCGTCGACGATATCGCCAATGAAAGCGACAAAATTCGGGGTATGCTTGAGGCATTCCCCCTGAATACGCTGGCTTTGAACCCAGAAGATATCGTTTCTTCGGAAGACGGTCGGTGGCCACCTAAATTACACCCTAAAACTCCCTTCGAAGCAATCATTGTCGATTCTGTGGACGTATTGCACAACATTCGAGCGATACCACTTCTCAATGCGACCCCGACcattctttccagctcaGCTGAATTTCTGGACCTTGCACCACTATTGAAGCTAGATCCTTCTACTTTCTGCATCTCATGCCGCAACCAGGCCGACCTAGGGTATTCCATCCATTCGGCCTTCGACTCATTACCTCTTCCAGCCGGCGCTCACATTCTCGCCGTCGAACCTGACAATATCAATCGCCTTCTGTTCAAAAAACTCTTAGGAACCTTTGATACTCTGGAATCCACGGTCTGTGAAAACGGCCAACAAGCATATGAACTGTTTACCAGGGAAAAATATGACGTTGTCTTTCTAGAGATCACAGGACCCGAAGCACATGGAGAAGAGACGGCGAAGAAGATGCGTATATTCGAGAGGGAAGGGGCCAAGCTTCCCACTCCTCTCATCGCATTGGCGCCGCGGTCTTTCCAAGCTTCTGGCATTTCCCTTCCTGAGGTTTTTGATGGATACGTTGAGATTCCCATTTGGAAAAAAGATTTAACCCGGACGATCATTAATTGGATTCGAAAATTTCGCTCACCGGATGATTGGGCGTAA